One window of the Hoplias malabaricus isolate fHopMal1 chromosome Y, fHopMal1.hap1, whole genome shotgun sequence genome contains the following:
- the LOC136678996 gene encoding vimentin-like, producing MPRFSSTISSYRKRFGEERSRLFSSPQRARTSHAPQLHAIHSSRARVHVPVPVALSGPSPDFRLSDAVNAEFRATRTDERAQLQTLNERFASYIEKVRAAEQRNRVLSAELEHLKRGQGASRTAHVYEEEVSGLRAHMDELSAEKARAEVTRDNLMQDVERLREKLQDEILQREEAESSMKGFRQDVDNAALARMDLERKVSSLQDEIAFLKKLHEEEIAELQVQIQQQSQVDLEVVKPDLTSALRDVRLQYENLATKNIQDSEEWYKSKFADLTEAANRNNEALRAAKQEVSEYRRQVQALTCDVDALKGTNESLERQMREMEENFGNESSGYLETISHLEEDIQNMKEEMACHLRDYQDLLNVKMALDIEIATYRKLLEGEECRISTTVPDFSTLTLRETMTESRPMTETTVTKKVLIRTIETKDGQVINESTQNHEDME from the exons ATGCCCCGGTTCTCTTCCACGATCTCCTCTTACCGCAAGCGTTTCGGAGAGGAGCGCAGCCGCCTGTTCTCCTCGCCGCAGCGCGCGCGCACGTCCCACGCGCCGCAGTTACACGCCATCCATAGCAGCAGGGCGCGCGTGCACGTTCCCGTGCCCGTGGCCTTGTCCGGGCCCTCGCCGGACTTCAGGCTGAGCGATGCCGTGAACGCAGAGTTCCGCGCCACGCGCACCGACGAGCGCGCGCAACTGCAGACGCTCAACGAGCGCTTCGCGAGCTACATAGAAAAGGTGCGCGCGGCCGAGCAGCGGAACCGCGTGCTGAGCGCCGAGCTCGAGCACCTTAAACGCGGACAGGGGGCCTCGCGCACCGCGCACGTCTACGAGGAGGAGGTGAGTGGGCTTCGCGCGCACATGGACGAGCTGAGCGCGGAGAAGGCGCGCGCAGAAGTGACCAGGGACAACCTCATGCAGGACGTTGAGAGACTACGAGAGAA GCTTCAGGATGAGATTCTACAAAGAGAAGAAGCTGAGAGCAGCATGAAGGGCTTCAGACAG GACGTGGACAATGCTGCACTTGCCCGAATGGATCTGGAGCGGAAAGTGAGCTCTCTACAGGACGAGATTGCCTTCCTGAAGAAGCTCCATGAGGAG GAAATTGCTGAGCTGCAGGTTCAGATCCAACAACAGTCACAGGTGGATCTGGAAGTGGTTAAGCCCGACCTGACCTCTGCCCTCAGGGATGTCCGGCTGCAGTACGAGAACCTGGCCACCAAGAACATCCAGGATTCTGAGGAGTGGTACAAGTCTAAG TTTGCGGATTTGACTGAAGCTGCTAACAGGAATAATGAAGCTCTGCGTGCGGCCAAGCAGGAGGTCAGTGAATACCGCCGCCAGGTCCAGGCTCTGACCTGTGACGTGGACGCCCTCAAGGGGACA AACGAGTCTCTGGAGCGCCAGATGAGAGAGATGGAAGAGAACTTCGGAAATGAGTCCTCAGGTTACCTGGAAACCATAAGCCATCTAGAAGAGGACATCCAAAACATGAAGGAAGAGATGGCCTGCCACCTGCGGGATTACCAGGATCTGCTCAATGTCAAAATGGCACTGGACATCGAGATTGCTACCTACAGGAAGCTCCTGGAAGGGGAAGAATGCAG AATTTCAACCACTGTGCCGGACTTTTCAACCCTAACTTTAAGAG AAACCATGACGGAGTCCAGGCCCATGACTGAAACTACAGTAACCAAGAAGGTGCTGATTAGGACCATAGAGACCAAAGATGGTCAG GTGATTAATGAATCTACGCAGAACCATGAAGATATGGAGTGA